A stretch of Scheffersomyces stipitis CBS 6054 chromosome 2, complete sequence DNA encodes these proteins:
- a CDS encoding predicted protein, with protein MHRLPPLTTRIVQVSCAIIWCLVAAGPVFGFAALKPILISEGIYRERCEASSAGLALCDEQDLSLNFLFTLACMVTNICALPVGSILDSFGPKVTGIIGSILLALGGLTMSFAAHISFVDPYLTGYTFLALAGPFVFISCFQLANSFPKNSGLVLALLTGAFDSSSALFLFYRLYYTEISQLPLSRFFSYYLAVPVFIFVAQVFIMPTESYKTIGTLAKIAETGIDETGRPLDDDLLLPEDRNDDSTIRSEFIIQPSITETTSLLMHRASFGNARRASVISRNSIASRNSMKSVYEQEADAILTHKSGGVFGILHGYPITEQFHSWWFYLMTIFTTIQMLRINFFVATVKAQELYLYNGDEEIATAINQFFDLALPLGGLIAIPFIGLILDNLTTLAVLYILTILSVFIGVMGFFSWLPATYAGIMALVVYRPFYYTAISDISAKIFGYDNFGTIYGTIIAFSGFCNILQQVFDKVTHEVFHMNPTPVNLSLTALTAIIGSLMVAYVRSKELELKRKNLEIEASEAASEFIPT; from the coding sequence ATGCACCGTCTCCCGCCTTTGACCACCAGAATAGTCCAAGTCTCCTGTGCCATTATCTGGTGTCTTGTAGCCGCTGGGCCCGTTTTTGGGTTTGCTGCGCTCAAGCCTATCCTCATAAGTGAAGGCATTTATAGGGAGAGATGTGAGGCTTCTTCTGCCGGGTTGGCCCTCTGTGATGAGCAGGATTTGTCGTTGAATTTCCTCTTTACACTTGCATGCATGGTGACTAATATTTGTGCTCTTCCAGTCGGATCCATTCTTGACTCGTTTGGGCCAAAAGTTACGGGCATAATCGGCTCTATATTGTTGGCTCTCGGTGGCTTGACGATGAGTTTTGCAGCCCACATTTCGTTTGTAGATCCATATCTAACCGGTTATACTTTTTTGGCATTGGCTGGTCCATTCGTGTTCATCTCCTGTTTTCAATTGGCCAACAGCTTTCCAAAGAACTCGGGCCTCGTATTGGCTTTACTCACTGGTGCTTTCgattcatcttcagctttATTCCTATTCTACAGATTGTACTATACCGAAATTCTGCAGTTGCCATTATCTAGGTTTTTCAGCTACTATTTGGCCGTACCAGTATTTATTTTCGTAGCCCAGGTGTTCATCATGCCTACAGAATCGTACAAAACAATCGGAACATTAGCCAAAATTGCTGAAACCGGAATTGACGAGACTGGAAGACCTTTGGATGACGATTTATTACTTCCAGAGGACCGCAATGATGATTCCACAATTCGTTCAGAATTTATCATCCAGCCTTCTATCACGGAAACAACTTCCTTGTTAATGCATAGAGCCTCTTTTGGTAACGCCAGAAGAGCATCAGTGATTCTGCGAAATTCTATAGCTTCCAGAAACTCAATGAAGTCAGTCTACGAACAGGAGGCAGATGCTATACTTACCCACAAATCTGGTGGagtatttggcatcttGCACGGTTATCCTATAACAGAGCAGTTCCATTCATGGTGGTTCTACTTGATGACGATTTTTACCACCATCCAGATGTTGAGAATTAACTTCTTTGTCGCCACAGTCAAGGCTCAGGAATTATACTTATACAATGGAGATGAAGAGATAGCAACTGCTATTAACCAATTCTTTGACTTGGCTCTACCTCTAGGAGGATTAATCGCTATTCCTTTCATAGGATTGATTCTAGACAACTTGACCACACTAGCAGTATTGTATATCTTGACAATCTTATCAGTTTTCATAGGAGTAATGGGCTTTTTTTCATGGTTACCTGCTACGTATGCTGGAATCATGGCCCTTGTCGTTTACCGTCCGTTTTACTACACCGCTATCAGTGATATCAGTGCCAAAATATTTGGCTACGATAATTTCGGCACTATCTACGGAACCATCATTGCCTTTTCAGGTTTCTGTAATATCCTACAACAGGTATTTGACAAGGTAACACACGAGGTCTTCCATATGAACCCTACCCCAGTCAACCTTTCTCTTACAGCACTCACTGCTATCATTGGCTCATTGATGGTGGCTTACGTGAGATcgaaggaattggaattaAAGAGAaaaaacttggaaatcgaaGCACTGGAAGCTGCCAGTGAGTTCATTCCTACGTAG
- the RPB8 gene encoding 16-kDa RNA polymerase subunit (common to polymerases I, II and III) (go_process transcription) produces MSGILFEDMFVVESTDSGRYNKVSRITGHSSTSQDIKISLDINSELFPVKANDSLTITLASSLGNESSMLTSNGSWRPPKPDDRSLADDYDYVMYGTVYKFEENADNDKMSVYVSFGGLLMRLEGGYRSLSNLKQENAYILIRQYKDN; encoded by the coding sequence ATGTCGGGAATCTTGTTTGAAGATATGTTTGTGGTCGAGTCGACTGACTCGGGCCGTTACAACAAGGTTTCGAGAATAACAGGTCATTCTTCCACTTCGCAGGATATCAAGATCTCGTTGGATATCAACAGTGAATTGTTTCCTGTGAAAGCAAACGACTCCTTGACCATTAccttggcttcttctttgggAAATGAGTCCTCCATGTTGACCTCCAACGGTTCCTGGAGACCTCCCAAGCCAGATGACAGGTCTTTGGCCGATGACTACGACTACGTAATGTACGGAACTGTCTACAAGTTTGAGGAAAATGCTGACAACGACAAGATGTCCGTGTATGTTTCTTTTGGCGGTTTGTTGATGCGTTTGGAAGGTGGCTACCGTTCGttatccaacttgaaaCAGGAAAACGCTTACATTCTTATTCGTCAATATAAGGACAACTGA